In Palaemon carinicauda isolate YSFRI2023 chromosome 21, ASM3689809v2, whole genome shotgun sequence, the following proteins share a genomic window:
- the LOC137614978 gene encoding uncharacterized protein: MRNPVLNQKMADLPLERVIPAPPFTHTGVDFFGPQEVKEGRQIRKRYGVLFTGLSTRAIHIETANSLDTSYFINALRRFVARRANVKIWCDNGTNFHGAEKELRKSLHEMNDDQVRTFLSKESISWTFNPPTASHMGGVWERQIRTVRKVLTLLFKEHAGRLDDESYRTLLTEVEAIVNDRPLATVSGSPDDLQPLGPAQLLTQKSSVVMPPPGVFQKGDMYLRQRWRYVQFLANLFWTRWRRKYLSTLQERQKWNKEKQHLQVGDIVLVKDNNQLRSNWMMGRVISTGKDRTGFVRSVVLKDTNIRAPATHLKACSSPCSRGTMIIIVIFLTIKGFESILHLL, from the coding sequence ATGAGAAACCCTGTTCTAAACCAGAAGATGGCAGATTTACCATTGGAAAGAGTAATTCCAGCTCCTCCATTCACTCACACAGGTGTTGACTTCTTTGGGCCACAGGAAGTCAAAGAAGGAAGGCAAATTAGGAAGAGGTATGGTGTATTATTTACAGGCTTGTCTACAAGAGCAATTCATATAGAGACAGCCAATTCCTTAGACACATCGTACTTCATAAATGCTTTAAGAAGGTTTGTTGCTAGAAGAGCAAATGTAAAGATTTGGTGTGACAATGGGACAAACTTTCATGGAGCTGAGAAGGAGTTGAGGAAGTCACTGCATGAGATGAATGATGATCAGGTCAGAACTTTCCTCTCAAAAGAAAGCAtcagctggaccttcaatccccctACAGCTAGTCATATGGGAGGTGTGTGGGAACGTCAGATTAGAACTGTAAGAAAGGTCTTGACTCTTCTCTTTAAAGAACATGCTGGACGACTGGATGATGAGAGTTACCGCACTCTTCTCACAGAAGTTGAGGCTATAGTGAATGACCGTCCTTTGGCCACAGTCAGTGGCAGCCCAGATGACTTACAACCCCTCGGTCCAGCACAGCTTCTCACACAGAAATCAAGTGTTGTGATGCCACCACCTGGTGTTTTTCAGAAAGGAGACATGTATCTGAGACAGAGGTGGCGATATGTTCAATTCTTGGCTAACTTATTCTGGACTAGATGGCGAAGAAAATATTTATCAACATTACAAGAGAGACAGAAGTGGAACAAGGAAAAGCAGCACCTTCAAGTTGGTGATATTGTCCTTGTAAAAGATAATAATCAGTTAAGGAGTAACTGGATGATGGGTCGTGTTATCAGCACTGGAAAGGACAGAACCGGTTTTGTACGAAGTGTAGTTTTAAAAGACACAAACATCAGAGCTCCAGCAACCCATTTAAAAGCTTGTTCTTCTCCTTGCAGTAGaggaacaatgattataatagttaTTTTTCTTACGATCAAAGGATTTGAGAGTATATTACATCTATTATAG